In the Acidovorax sp. A79 genome, one interval contains:
- a CDS encoding RNA polymerase sigma factor — protein MATEQELSDFLKSVEKRAFKRSVYHVRNEEAALDIVQDSMLKLAEHYGDKPAAELPMLYQRILSNCTLDWFRRQKTRNALFSSMSDFEGPGEDGMDFDLLEAYSGPDGGERAESAEDLTRRAQIFHGIEAEIAELPPRQREAFLMRYWEEMDVAETAAAMGCSEGSVKTHCFRAIQTLSKALKAKGIEP, from the coding sequence TTGGCAACCGAACAAGAACTCTCCGACTTCCTCAAAAGTGTAGAAAAGCGCGCTTTCAAGCGTTCGGTCTACCACGTTCGCAATGAGGAAGCGGCGCTCGACATCGTGCAGGACAGCATGCTCAAGCTGGCGGAGCATTACGGCGACAAGCCGGCGGCGGAGCTGCCCATGCTGTACCAGCGGATCCTGTCCAACTGCACCCTGGACTGGTTCCGGCGCCAGAAGACCCGCAATGCACTGTTTTCGAGCATGAGCGACTTCGAGGGCCCCGGCGAAGATGGCATGGATTTTGATCTGCTGGAGGCGTATTCAGGACCGGATGGTGGAGAACGGGCGGAGAGCGCCGAGGATCTGACCCGCCGGGCGCAGATCTTCCACGGTATCGAGGCTGAAATCGCCGAGCTTCCGCCACGTCAACGGGAAGCGTTCCTCATGCGTTACTGGGAAGAAATGGATGTTGCAGAAACGGCGGCCGCCATGGGCTGCTCCGAAGGCAGTGTCAAGACGCACTGTTTTCGTGCCATACAAACCCTCAGCAAGGCACTGAAGGCCAAAGGAATCGAGCCATGA
- a CDS encoding DUF3619 family protein — MNTVQTPSTQAEAAAERFALRVASRLSSGTAELPYDISERLRASRVQALAKRKKDIVPVRLAAPAAVIHGAGGSATLGRGGSEGGGWWSALVSAVPLMALVVGLVVINIAQDESSANDVAEVDAALLTDDLPPAAYADPGFVQFLKTSAQPN, encoded by the coding sequence ATGAACACTGTACAGACCCCATCGACACAGGCAGAAGCTGCGGCAGAGCGCTTTGCGCTGCGCGTCGCGTCGCGGTTGTCCAGCGGCACCGCCGAATTGCCTTATGACATTTCCGAGCGGCTGCGCGCCTCGCGCGTGCAGGCGCTGGCCAAGCGCAAGAAAGACATCGTGCCGGTGCGGCTGGCGGCCCCTGCGGCCGTCATCCACGGCGCGGGCGGCAGCGCCACGCTGGGCCGCGGCGGCAGTGAAGGTGGTGGCTGGTGGAGTGCGCTGGTTTCCGCCGTTCCCCTGATGGCCCTGGTGGTGGGCCTGGTCGTGATCAACATTGCCCAGGACGAAAGCAGTGCCAATGACGTGGCCGAGGTGGATGCCGCGCTGCTGACCGATGATCTGCCACCCGCAGCCTACGCAGACCCGGGCTTCGTACAATTTCTCAAGACCTCCGCGCAGCCGAACTGA
- a CDS encoding DUF3106 domain-containing protein: MHPSPSDASPALPAFVLALALLGVLAAVGGQVLVQMRMAPGTLLPAGAEAAVASPNNARSPTRHGTSMVPQVETGPGWETLTTPQKLALYPLAERWALISEAQKRRWLALAANFSALPEEEQAKFHDRMADWASLSAQQRNQARLNYAVTNRLAPDDKRAQWEAYLALSEEEKRALAARAAPKPKGAATALRPVSPKKLAQVPAATQANPSRPNAPKIPPVLDHSLPRVAAPVTPAAPPASGVPTQNPASTVVETAPISVPVAVPAALAPLGAGSAEAPAAPAPIVTPDNSGLYPQ, translated from the coding sequence ATGCACCCAAGCCCTTCTGACGCTTCCCCCGCCCTGCCAGCCTTCGTGCTGGCTTTGGCGCTCTTGGGCGTGCTCGCGGCGGTGGGTGGCCAGGTGCTGGTGCAGATGCGCATGGCACCCGGCACCCTGCTGCCCGCCGGCGCGGAAGCGGCCGTGGCCAGCCCCAACAACGCGCGCTCGCCCACGCGCCATGGCACCTCGATGGTGCCGCAGGTCGAGACCGGTCCGGGCTGGGAGACCTTGACCACGCCCCAGAAGCTGGCGCTGTACCCGCTCGCAGAGCGTTGGGCGCTGATCAGCGAGGCGCAAAAACGCCGCTGGCTCGCGCTGGCGGCCAATTTCTCCGCGCTCCCCGAGGAAGAACAGGCCAAGTTCCACGACCGCATGGCGGACTGGGCCAGCCTGAGTGCCCAGCAGCGCAACCAGGCCCGGTTGAACTACGCGGTCACCAATCGCCTCGCCCCCGACGACAAGCGCGCCCAGTGGGAGGCCTACCTGGCCCTGTCCGAGGAAGAAAAACGCGCCCTGGCGGCCCGTGCGGCGCCCAAGCCCAAGGGCGCCGCCACGGCGCTGCGGCCCGTGTCGCCCAAGAAACTGGCCCAGGTGCCAGCGGCCACGCAGGCCAACCCCAGCCGTCCGAATGCGCCCAAGATTCCCCCCGTGCTGGACCACAGCCTCCCGCGCGTGGCAGCGCCGGTGACGCCCGCGGCGCCACCCGCATCGGGCGTGCCCACGCAGAATCCGGCCTCCACGGTGGTGGAGACCGCGCCCATCTCGGTGCCCGTGGCGGTTCCGGCGGCGCTGGCACCGCTGGGCGCAGGCTCCGCGGAAGCACCCGCCGCCCCGGCTCCCATTGTCACACCCGACAATTCCGGCCTGTATCCTCAGTAG
- a CDS encoding RDD family protein, with protein sequence MTASPPARTPPAAPASPAPSAAGIGATTPNLWRRMACWLYEGMLMFGVVFIAGYLFGTLSQTRHALDNRHALQAFLFVVFGIYFTWFWAKGQTLAQKTWLIRVVDTAGRPITQARALLRYLLSWVWFLPPLAAYLFGVPALEVLVLLFGWVAIWAILSRFHPQRQFWHDALAGTRLVHFELPKK encoded by the coding sequence ATGACCGCCTCCCCTCCCGCCCGCACGCCGCCGGCCGCCCCCGCCTCCCCTGCGCCTTCAGCCGCCGGCATCGGCGCGACGACGCCCAACCTGTGGCGCCGCATGGCGTGCTGGCTGTACGAGGGCATGCTGATGTTCGGGGTGGTCTTCATCGCAGGCTACCTGTTCGGCACCCTGAGCCAGACCCGCCACGCGCTGGACAACCGGCATGCCCTGCAGGCCTTCCTGTTCGTGGTGTTTGGTATCTATTTCACCTGGTTCTGGGCCAAGGGCCAGACCCTGGCCCAGAAGACCTGGCTCATCCGCGTGGTGGACACCGCAGGGCGCCCCATCACCCAGGCGCGCGCCCTGCTGCGCTACCTGCTCAGCTGGGTCTGGTTCCTGCCGCCGCTGGCCGCCTACCTGTTCGGCGTGCCCGCCCTCGAGGTGCTGGTGCTGCTGTTCGGCTGGGTCGCCATCTGGGCCATCCTGAGCCGGTTTCATCCCCAGCGGCAGTTCTGGCATGACGCGCTGGCCGGCACCCGCCTGGTGCACTTCGAGCTGCCAAAAAAGTAG
- a CDS encoding diacylglycerol kinase codes for MSLSPPQPVAPANPQKARSGLNRIWHAAGYSLEGLRAGWNEKAFRQEAIAAMVLLPLSLWLGRSWVEVALLAGSVVIVMIVELLNTGIETAIDRIGPEWHDLSKRAKDMGSAAVLLALLLCMGIWGAAVFQRIFHG; via the coding sequence ATGTCCCTATCTCCGCCGCAGCCCGTCGCGCCCGCCAACCCCCAGAAAGCCCGCTCGGGCCTGAACCGCATCTGGCACGCCGCCGGCTATTCGCTGGAAGGCCTGCGCGCGGGCTGGAACGAAAAGGCGTTCCGCCAGGAGGCCATTGCCGCCATGGTGCTGCTGCCCCTGTCGCTGTGGCTGGGGCGCAGCTGGGTGGAGGTGGCGCTGCTGGCAGGCTCCGTGGTGATCGTGATGATCGTGGAGCTGCTCAACACCGGCATCGAGACCGCCATCGACCGCATCGGCCCCGAATGGCACGACCTTTCAAAACGCGCCAAGGACATGGGCAGCGCCGCCGTGCTGCTGGCGCTGCTGCTGTGCATGGGCATCTGGGGCGCGGCTGTTTTTCAGAGGATCTTCCATGGTTGA
- a CDS encoding TIGR00730 family Rossman fold protein: MVEPAFSVCVYCGSRPGENPAFAQAAKAVGQWIGQRGGQLVYGGGRSGLMGTVAEATRVAGGRVVGVIPQALVDKELANRLCDELHIVQTMHERKAMMAERSDAFLALPGGIGTFEELFEVWTWRQLGYHDKPLGLLNVAGYYDALMGFLDHSVASGFMGEWQMGLLHASADADALLRTLVQSAGPGQAPVPLRAVI, translated from the coding sequence ATGGTTGAACCGGCATTTTCAGTGTGTGTGTACTGCGGCTCGCGCCCTGGCGAGAACCCGGCCTTCGCCCAGGCCGCCAAGGCCGTGGGCCAGTGGATCGGCCAACGTGGCGGGCAGCTGGTGTATGGCGGTGGGCGCAGCGGGCTGATGGGCACGGTGGCCGAGGCCACCCGCGTGGCGGGCGGGCGCGTGGTGGGCGTGATTCCGCAGGCGCTGGTGGACAAGGAGCTGGCCAACCGCCTGTGCGACGAGCTTCACATCGTGCAGACCATGCACGAGCGCAAGGCGATGATGGCCGAGCGCAGCGACGCCTTCCTGGCCCTGCCCGGCGGCATCGGCACCTTCGAAGAGCTGTTCGAGGTGTGGACCTGGCGCCAGCTGGGCTACCACGACAAGCCGCTGGGCCTGCTCAATGTCGCGGGCTACTACGACGCGCTGATGGGCTTCCTGGACCACAGCGTGGCCAGCGGCTTCATGGGCGAATGGCAGATGGGACTGCTGCATGCGTCCGCCGATGCCGACGCGCTGCTGCGCACGCTGGTGCAGTCCGCCGGCCCCGGCCAGGCGCCGGTGCCGCTGCGTGCCGTGATCTGA
- a CDS encoding P-II family nitrogen regulator, with amino-acid sequence MKMITAVIKPFKLEEVREALAECGVTGLTVTEVKGFGRQKGHTELYRGAEYVVDFLPKVKVEVVVKSEDVDRCVDAIVSVARTGKIGDGKIFVTSVERVVRIRTGDLDDAAV; translated from the coding sequence ATGAAAATGATCACCGCCGTCATCAAGCCCTTCAAGCTCGAAGAAGTCCGCGAAGCCCTGGCTGAATGTGGCGTGACCGGCCTCACCGTGACCGAGGTGAAGGGCTTTGGCCGCCAGAAGGGCCACACCGAGCTGTACCGGGGCGCTGAATACGTGGTGGACTTCCTGCCCAAGGTGAAGGTCGAGGTCGTCGTGAAGAGCGAAGACGTGGACCGCTGCGTGGATGCCATCGTGAGCGTCGCGCGCACGGGCAAGATCGGCGACGGCAAGATCTTCGTCACCTCGGTGGAGCGCGTGGTGCGCATCCGCACCGGCGACCTGGACGACGCCGCGGTCTGA
- a CDS encoding NAD+ synthase: MTLSICTAQLNFVVGDMPQNAQKIIAAAREAHARGARLLLTPELAICGYAAEDLFLRPAFIAACDDAVKTVARETAGLKGLAIVLGHPQAVSPDAPAFSACLNAASVLREGRIEQTYAKRELPNYQVFDERRYFVAGSAPCVFEVEGVRVGLLVCEDAWFAAPAHDAAAAGAQLLAVINASPFHLGKSAEREQTMRERVAETGLPLVYAHLVGGQDEVVFEGRSFALNADGSVAGRGPGFEEKLVFAQVQQAQDAIKIEADIAPEKSLEADLWDALVLGVRDYVGKNGFPGALLGLSGGIDSALVLAIAVDALGADKVRTVMMPSPYTADISWIDARDMAARLGVRYDEISIKPQFEAFKAALASDFAGLAEDTTEENLQARIRGTLLMALSNKFGAIVLTTGNKSEMSTGYCTLYGDMAGGFAVIKDVAKTRVFDLARWRNANDPYGTGASPIPERIITRPPSAELRPDQKDQDSLPPYEVLDAIVARYMENDEPIESIIASGFARADVERVTRLIKLNEYKRRQAPVGIRVTRRSFGKDWRYPITSKFRA, translated from the coding sequence ATGACGCTCTCCATTTGCACTGCGCAGCTCAACTTTGTCGTGGGCGACATGCCCCAGAACGCGCAGAAGATCATTGCCGCGGCCCGCGAAGCCCATGCCCGGGGTGCCCGGCTGCTGCTCACGCCCGAACTCGCCATCTGTGGCTATGCCGCCGAAGACCTGTTCCTGCGCCCGGCCTTCATCGCGGCCTGCGATGATGCCGTGAAAACCGTGGCCCGCGAGACGGCAGGGTTGAAAGGCCTGGCCATCGTGCTGGGCCATCCGCAGGCGGTGTCGCCCGATGCGCCTGCGTTCAGCGCCTGCCTCAATGCCGCCAGCGTGCTGCGCGAGGGCCGCATCGAGCAGACCTACGCCAAGCGCGAGCTGCCCAACTACCAGGTGTTCGACGAGCGCCGCTACTTCGTGGCGGGCAGCGCGCCCTGCGTGTTCGAGGTGGAGGGCGTGCGGGTGGGCCTGCTGGTCTGCGAGGACGCCTGGTTCGCCGCGCCGGCGCACGATGCGGCGGCCGCGGGCGCGCAGCTGCTGGCGGTCATCAATGCATCGCCCTTCCACCTGGGAAAGAGCGCCGAACGCGAGCAGACCATGCGCGAACGCGTGGCCGAGACCGGCCTGCCGCTGGTGTACGCCCACCTGGTGGGCGGGCAGGACGAGGTGGTGTTCGAGGGCCGCTCTTTCGCGCTCAACGCCGACGGCTCGGTGGCTGGTCGTGGTCCTGGGTTTGAAGAAAAACTGGTCTTTGCGCAAGTCCAGCAAGCGCAGGATGCTATCAAAATTGAAGCAGACATCGCGCCGGAGAAAAGCCTGGAGGCGGACCTGTGGGACGCCCTGGTGCTGGGGGTGCGGGACTATGTGGGCAAGAACGGATTTCCGGGCGCGCTGCTGGGGCTCTCGGGCGGCATCGACTCGGCCCTGGTGCTGGCCATTGCCGTGGACGCGCTGGGCGCCGACAAGGTGCGCACGGTGATGATGCCGTCGCCCTACACGGCCGACATCAGCTGGATCGATGCGCGCGACATGGCTGCCCGCCTGGGCGTGCGCTACGACGAGATCTCCATCAAGCCGCAGTTTGAGGCCTTCAAGGCCGCGCTGGCGAGCGACTTCGCGGGTCTGGCCGAGGACACCACCGAGGAAAACCTGCAGGCGCGCATCCGGGGCACGCTGCTCATGGCGCTGTCCAACAAGTTCGGCGCCATCGTGCTCACCACGGGCAACAAGAGCGAGATGTCCACGGGCTACTGCACGCTGTATGGCGACATGGCGGGTGGCTTCGCGGTGATCAAGGACGTGGCCAAGACACGGGTGTTCGACCTGGCGCGCTGGCGCAACGCCAACGATCCGTACGGCACGGGCGCCAGTCCCATTCCCGAGCGCATCATCACCCGCCCGCCCAGCGCCGAGTTGCGCCCCGACCAGAAAGACCAGGACAGTCTGCCGCCCTACGAAGTGCTGGACGCCATCGTGGCGCGCTACATGGAGAACGATGAGCCCATCGAGTCCATCATCGCCAGCGGTTTTGCGCGCGCCGATGTGGAGCGTGTGACGCGCCTCATCAAGCTCAACGAGTACAAGCGCCGCCAGGCTCCCGTAGGGATTCGCGTCACGCGCCGTAGCTTCGGCAAGGACTGGCGTTACCCTATCACTAGCAAATTCAGGGCGTGA
- a CDS encoding GNAT family N-acetyltransferase, which produces MAEAAIIARVLASPLDVGADAWNALLARQSHPTPFMRHEYLAALHESGSATPRTGWAPRFMTLWEDGTLIAACPLYLKSHSYGEYVFDWAWASAYEQHGVPYYPKAVVAVPFTPVPGTRLMARDEATRALLVQAVCQWCGEENVSSVHVLFASDDDARTCAGRDLMLRHTVQFHWKNQAPAPGGGDGYRSFDEFLASLSQEKRKKIRQERRRVADAGVTFRWARGTDIPQADWDFFYRCYERTYLEHGNPPYLTRDFFARMAAQLPGAWLLFIAERNGRPIASSLIAVGADSSSASGPNAHEPVAYGRYWGALERVDCLHFEACYYQPLQWCIEHGARRFEGGAQGEHKMARALLPVQATSAHWLAHPAFAEAVERFLARESEGVQHYLDELQERSPFRQAPPGAEARAALAPHGAGTG; this is translated from the coding sequence ATGGCTGAAGCCGCCATTATCGCCCGCGTACTCGCATCCCCGCTCGACGTCGGGGCCGACGCCTGGAACGCCCTGCTCGCCCGGCAAAGCCACCCCACGCCCTTCATGCGGCACGAATACCTGGCCGCCCTGCACGAAAGCGGCAGCGCCACGCCACGCACCGGCTGGGCCCCCCGGTTCATGACCCTGTGGGAGGACGGCACGCTGATCGCGGCCTGCCCCCTGTACCTCAAGAGCCATTCGTACGGAGAGTATGTGTTCGACTGGGCGTGGGCCAGCGCGTATGAGCAGCACGGCGTGCCGTACTACCCCAAGGCCGTCGTGGCCGTGCCTTTCACGCCCGTGCCCGGTACGCGCCTGATGGCGCGCGACGAGGCCACGCGCGCGCTGCTGGTGCAGGCCGTGTGCCAGTGGTGCGGGGAGGAAAACGTCTCTTCCGTGCATGTGCTGTTTGCCAGCGACGACGACGCGCGGACCTGCGCGGGGCGCGACCTGATGCTGCGGCACACCGTGCAATTCCACTGGAAGAACCAGGCTCCCGCGCCCGGCGGCGGGGACGGCTACCGCAGCTTCGACGAATTCCTCGCCAGCCTGTCCCAGGAAAAACGCAAGAAGATCCGCCAGGAACGCCGCCGCGTGGCCGATGCGGGCGTTACGTTCCGGTGGGCGCGCGGCACGGACATCCCGCAGGCGGACTGGGATTTCTTCTACCGCTGCTACGAGCGCACCTACCTCGAGCACGGCAACCCGCCCTACCTCACGCGCGACTTCTTCGCGCGCATGGCCGCGCAGCTGCCCGGCGCCTGGCTGCTTTTCATCGCCGAACGCAACGGGCGGCCCATTGCCAGCAGTCTGATAGCTGTCGGCGCGGATTCATCAAGCGCCAGCGGCCCAAACGCCCATGAACCCGTGGCGTATGGCCGCTACTGGGGGGCGCTGGAGCGCGTGGACTGCCTGCATTTCGAGGCCTGCTACTACCAGCCCCTGCAGTGGTGCATCGAACACGGCGCGCGGCGCTTTGAAGGCGGTGCCCAGGGTGAACACAAGATGGCCCGCGCGCTGCTGCCGGTGCAGGCCACCAGTGCCCACTGGCTGGCGCACCCGGCCTTCGCCGAAGCGGTGGAGCGGTTCCTGGCGCGCGAAAGCGAAGGCGTCCAGCACTACCTGGACGAACTGCAGGAGCGCAGCCCATTCAGGCAGGCGCCGCCGGGGGCTGAGGCCAGGGCCGCCTTGGCTCCGCACGGCGCCGGCACGGGCTGA